One genomic segment of Salvia miltiorrhiza cultivar Shanhuang (shh) unplaced genomic scaffold, IMPLAD_Smil_shh fragScaff_scaffold_79, whole genome shotgun sequence includes these proteins:
- the LOC131003163 gene encoding protein DEHYDRATION-INDUCED 19 homolog 4-like yields MESDSWSRISSYSRRYRSRSDVYHGEEFEGEEELKSEFLCPFCSEDFDVLGLCCHVDEEHPVEAKNGVCPICAKRVGSDLVHHLTMQHASLLKVQRRRRLRKGVSNFPLSIFRRELRDGGSLHSLLGGSSIPVSSSHIEPDPLLTSFIYNPPDADESSSVRPLSSVEECTVVDNHAGDLCNRVVQKCPLSDEDLREKTRRCEFVRGLVMSTFLDDL; encoded by the exons ATGGAGTCCGATTCGTGGTCTCGGATTTCGAGTTACTCTAGGCGTTATCGATCTCGATCAG ATGTATATCATGGAGAAGAGTTTGAAGGAGAGGAAGAGCTCAAGTCCGAGTTTCTCTGTCCATTTTGCAGTGAGGATTTTGATGTATTAGGGCTTTGTTGTCATGTTGATGAAGAGCACCCCGTTGAAGCTAAGAATGGG GTATGTCCCATTTGTGCAAAAAGGGTCGGATCAGATTTGGTTCACCATCTGACCATGCAGCATGCAAGTTTACTAAAG GTGCAGCGAAGGAGAAGACTGAGGAAAGGTGTATCTAATTTTCCACTTTCCATCTTCAGAAGAGAGTTGAGGGATGGAGGAAGCCTACATTCCCTTCTTGGTGGATCTTCAATTCCGGTTTCTTCCTCACATATAGAACCCGACCCACTGTTAACGTCGTTCATATACAATCCACCCGATGCTGATGAGTCATCAAGTGTTCGACCTTTATCATCTGTCGAGGAGTGCACAGTTGTCGACAACCATGCAGGGGATTTGTGCAACAG AGTCGTGCAAAAGTGCCCATTGTCGGATGAAGATCTGAGGGAGAAGACTCGAAGGTGTGAATTCGTGCGGGGCCTTGTGATGTCGACTTTTCTTGATGATTTATGA
- the LOC131003164 gene encoding uncharacterized protein LOC131003164, whose protein sequence is MHGRFRREGEGSCRILQRSISWHMHPTVIAADSNSFFKDGRKISVGDCALFKPPQDSPPFIGLIRRLTLSKDNNLRVGVNWLYRPAELKLGKGSLLDGAPNEIFYSFHKDEIPAASLLHPCKVAFLPRGAELPTGTSSFVCRRVYDIENKCLWWLTDQDYINERQEEVDQLLDKTRTEMHGTLQPGGRSPKQANGLTSASQLKPSPENAQNSGTSFPSQTKGKKRERGDHSTDPVKRERSSKTDDSGSGPHKIENNVKSDIAKITEKGGVVDFEGVEKLLQLMQHRVEKKMDLISRAVLAGVVAATEKIECLNRFVQLKGLSVFDEWLQEIHKAKIGGGNNSKDGDRSVEDFLLVLLRALDKLPVNLPALQTCNIGRSVNHLRSHKNVEIQRKARSLVDTWKKRVQAEMTSIDAETGSAQGGPVWSSKSRLPEASHAGSRTPSGSDVAMKSSITQHSASKTTSIKSSHGENNTKSASSSPGPVKPSSPPASVKESQPGTSVGGSGTPDAPLIREDRSSSSNQSHSYSPSISTKEEAKSSTAVSASASKISSSSSRNRKGGGFPGVSGVQKDNNSSRSLSAIRNSTSDKVSPSGLASEKVSDGPVLEAGNPKLIVKIPNRSRSPSQGVSGVSPEDPSVLSTQTSQPGLSDKHDQFDNNSRAKNDALRCNVSPDANVESCQVNCRKDIVTGSGDGAGSAAVLLEEEKSMSTEDSRRSMEGPKKNQLKCGKLHETSFSPMNALIESCVKYSEAHSSLSPEDDVGMNLLASVATGEMSRSELISPSDSTERSTPATDGVCFSDDAKSKSSPEDQIRGTENQQLCNDGEGGYKKQVLLNGSCSEDGLHVPKQASFSPDMDCRPFHTSEDTPAGERNKHYDAANADSKSTADPKWEVSKNLSQKNDANQKIEDGEVNKDFEEEKTPSSNACMDNIVNCKKDGTNVAGTEYKSGDEPSDTAKGTLIAEDASMSQLCNIDCKSDVKDGLMVGTNSMKKITAMVVKSELKDRASDENSQQTSLQPIYSEAGGVVKARERDEKDIKNCASEIERGSINRRVDRNTALDGRSIAGSCSTSDGLKSHIMDTATEKKEISELVSLPETGFPASVAHEGHTNDNIRGTKPVGIKVDEVESASNVAEAPSAAAGADPDAKVRFDLNEGFTVDDGKYGEPGSLVTSVSTTVQMSNSLQFSVNPFPTLHPASITVAAAAKGPFVPPEDLLRSRGELGWKGSAATSAFRPAEPRKIIEVPLATTNFSCDASTSKQGRAMLDIDLNIDLNEPDEKVLEETVSRDCYLVNDSSILLNKSAGFIPVLGSGGLDLDLNRVDESNDNGQCSTSRNHNEDTSVVHVKPSRGFPSADVQRGFDLNDQPGFDDGSAEHLRTAQQVKVAMTSQLPSIGPRTNNPGLGSLSSWFSPASTYSTVAIPSIIPDRTEQSFPVIPPGASQRMFGPAGISPFTPDVYRGSVLSSSPAVSFPSSPFQFPVFPYGHSFPLPSGSFPIGGTSYADASSGTRLFAPPVNSQLLGPVGAISSQFQRPFMVGLPDNSSNSGLENSRKWGRQGLDLNAGPGAVEGDVREDNLPHSSSQHSVINSHVQAEEQARLYPASANILKRAEPDGGWDKENFRYKQSSWQ, encoded by the exons ATGCATGGGAGGTTTCGGAGGGAAGGTGAGGGGAGTTGCAGAATTCTACAACGCAGTATCAGTTGGCATATGCACCCAACTGTAATTGCTGCGGATTCAAATTCGTTTTTTAAG GATGGTCGCAAAATCAGTGTTGGTGATTGCGCTCTTTTCAAACCTCCACAGGATTCACCGCCTTTCATTGGTTTAATTCGTCGATTGACATTAAGTAAAGATAATAACTTGCGGGTAGGAGTTAATTGGCTTTATCGACCTGCTGAGCTAAAGCTCGGAAAAGGCTCTCTCTTGGACGGTGCACCAAACGAAATATTTTATTCGTTTCATAAAGACGAGATTCCTGCTGCTTCTTTACTTCATCCATGTAAAGTTGCATTTCTTCCTAGAGGTGCTGAACTTCCCACAGGGACATCCTCTTTTGTTTGTCGGCGCGTCTATGACATTGAAAACAAGTGTTTATGGTGGCTAACAGATCAAGATTACATTAAT GAGCGTCAAGAAGAAGTAGACCAGCTTTTAGACAAAACAAGGACAGAAATGCATGGAACATTGCAGCCTGGTGGCCGCTCCCCGAAACAAGCTAATGGCCTGACTTCAGCATCACAATTGAAACCTAGTCCAGAGAATGCTCAGAATAGTGGGACTTCCTTTCCTTCTCAAACCAAGGGTAAGAAGAGGGAAAGAGGAGATCATTCTACTGATCCTGTTAAACGGGAACGTTCCTCAAAGACAGATGATAGTGGTTCCGGTCCgcacaaaattgaaaataatgtGAAATCTGATATTGCAAAGATAACAGAGAAAGGTGGAGTCGTAGATTTTGAAGGAGTCGAGAAGCTTTTACAATTAATGCAACATAGAGTGGAGAAGAAAATGGATTTAATTAGCCGTGCCGTGCTTGCTGGTGTAGTAGCTGCAACTGAGAAGATTGAGTGCCTCAATCGGTTTGTGCAGCTGAAGGGTTTATCTGTATTTGATGAGTGGCTCCAGGAGATCCATAAGGCGAAGATTGGTGGTGGTAATAATTCAAAGGATGGTGACAGATCTGTGGAGGATTTTCTTTTGGTGTTACTGCGCGCACTGGATAAACTTCCTGTGAACCTCCCTGCACTTCAAACATGCAACATTGGTAGATCTGTGAATCATTTACGATCACATAAAAACGTagaaattcaaagaaaggctCGCAGTTTAGTTGACACCTGGAAGAAACGTGTTCAAGCGGAAATGACTAGTATTGATGCAGAGACTGGTTCAGCCCAAGGTGGACCTGTGTGGTCTTCCAAATCACGCCTCCCAGAGGCTTCCCATGCTGGTAGCAGGACACCGAGTGGATCTGATGTTGCCATGAAAAGCTCTATCACTCAACATTCTGCATCTAAAACTACTTCAATAAAGTCCTCACATGGGGAAAACAACACAAAGTCTGCATCTTCATCTCCTGGTCCAGTAAAACCATCTTCGCCACCGGCATCTGTTAAGGAGAGCCAACCTGGAACTTCTGTTGGTGGCAGTGGCACTCCTGATGCCCCTCTGATTAGGGAGGATAGGAGCAGCAGTTCAAATCAGTCTCATAGTTACAGTCCATCAATTTCAACAAAGGAGGAGGCAAAGAGTTCGACTGCAGTTTCTGCATCTGCTAGTAAGATATCAAGCAGTAGTTCTCGAAATCGAAAAGGTGGTGGTTTTCCAGGGGTCAGTGGAGTTCAGAAAGACAACAATTCTAGTAGAAGTTTATCAGCAATAAGAAATTCTACCTCAGATAAAGTATCTCCATCTGGTCTTGCTAGTGAGAAGGTTAGTGATGGACCGGTGCTTGAAGCAGGCAATCCTAAGCTAATTGTTAAGATACCAAACCGGTCACGGAGTCCAAGTCAAGGTGTCAGTGGAGTATCTCCGGAAGATCCTTCTGTTCTGAGTACCCAAACATCTCAACCAGGGCTTTCagacaaacatgatcagtttgACAATAATTCAAGGGCGAAGAATGATGCTCTTCGATGTAATGTTAGTCCTGATGCGAATGTTGAATCTTGTCAAGTCAATTGTAGGAAAGATATTGTGACTGGATCTGGCGATGGAGCTGGGTCAGCTGCTGTTCTTCTTGAAGAAGAGAAAAGTATGTCAACTGAAGACTCCAGGCGATCTATGGAAGGCCCAAAAAAGAACCAATTGAAGTGTGGAAAGTTGCATGAAACTTCTTTTAGCCCCATGAATGCTTTAATTGAGAGCTGTGTCAAATATTCTGAAGCACACTCTTCATTGTCCCCCGAGGATGATGTAGGGATGAACCTACTTGCTAGTGTGGCAACTGGGGAAATGTCAAGATCCGAATTGATTTCACCCTCTGATTCAACAGAAAGAAGCACACCTGCAACAGATGGAGTTTGCTTTAGCGATGATGCAAAATCAAAGTCATCCCCTGAAGATCAAATTCGAGGAACTGAAAACCAGCAGCTTTGCAATGACGGGGAAGGTGGTTACAAGAAACAGGTTTTGTTAAATGGTTCATGCTCGGAAGATGGATTACATGTGCCTAAACAAGCATCATTCTCTCCGGACATGGATTGTCGTCCATTCCATACTTCTGAAGACACGCCAGCTGGAGAGAGAAACAAACACTATGATGCTGCTAACGCAGATTCTAAAAGCACTGCTGACCCTAAGTGGGAGGTTAGTAAAAATTTGTCTCAAAAGAATGATGCCAATCAGAAGATTGAAGATGGTGAAGTAAATAAAGACTTTGAGGAGGAAAAGACACCATCAAGTAATGCTTGTATGGATAATATTGTCAACTGTAAAAAAGATGGAACTAATGTTGCAGGGACTGAGTACAAATCTGGTGATGAACCCTCAGACACAGCTAAGGGGACATTAATTGCTGAAGATGCATCTATGAGTCAATTGTGTAATATCGACTGCAAGAGTGATGTAAAGGATGGATTGATGGTGGGTACTAACTCCATGAAGAAAATCACTGCTATGGTTGTTAAGTCTGAGCTCAAGGATAGAGCTAGTGATGAGAATTCGCAACAAACTTCATTACAACCGATATATTCTGAAGCTGGTGGTGTAGTGAAAGCTAGAGAAAGGGATGAGAAGGATATCAAAAATTGTGCTAGTGAGATTGAAAGGGGTAGCATCAATAGGAGAGTGGACAGAAACACAGCTCTTGATGGCCGTAGCATTGCTGGTTCATGTTCCACTAGTGACGGTCTCAAAAGTCATATTATGGACACAGCTACAGAAAAGAAAGAGATCAGCGAGTTGGTTTCACTCCCTGAGACGGGGTTTCCTGCTTCTGTTGCCCACGAAGGGCATACAAATGATAACATTAGAGGAACAAAACCTGTTGGAATTAAAGTGGATGAAGTAGAATCTGCTTCAAATGTTGCAGAAGCACCTTCTGCTGCAGCAGGAGCAGATCCAGATGCAAAAGTAAGGTTTGATTTGAATGAAGGGTTTACTGTTGATGATGGAAAGTATGGGGAGCCAGGGAGTTTGGTGACCTCTGTTTCAACAACTGTTCAAATGTCCAACAGTCTGCAGTTTTCTGTTAATCCTTTTCCTACTCTCCATCCTGCTTCCATTACAGTGGCTGCTGCTGCAAAAGGCCCCTTTGTTCCTCCAGAGGACCTATTGAGAAGTAGAGGGGAATTGGGTTGGAAGGGATCAGCTGCCACTAGTGCATTTCGGCCGGCTGAACCCAGAAAAATTATTGAAGTGCCTTTGGCTACAACCAATTTTTCATGTGATGCTTCTACCAGTAAACAGGGCCGTGCTATGTTGGATATTGATCTTAATATAGACCTAAATGAGCCAGATGAAAAAGTTCTCGAGGAGACGGTTTCTCGAGATTGTTATTTGGTTAATGATAGCTCTATATTGCTTAATAAAAGTGCAGGTTTTATACCAGTTCTTGGCTCTGGTGGGCTGGATCTTGATTTGAATAGAGTTGATGAATCCAATGACAATGGACAGTGTTCTACCAGCCGGAATCATAATGAAGATACTTCTGTAGTGCATGTCAAACCATCGAGAGGCTTTCCGTCTGCTGATGTGCAAAGGGGTTTTGATCTCAATGATCAACCTGGGTTCGATGATGGTAGTGCAGAGCACTTAAGAACAGCTCAACAAGTCAAAGTTGCTATGACATCTCAGTTGCCTTCTATTGGTCCTAGAACAAATAATCCCGGGCTAGGTAGTTTGTCATCTTGGTTCTCACCAGCTAGTACTTATTCAACTGTGGCTATTCCATCAATTATACCTGATCGTACTGAGCAATCCTTTCCAGTAATTCCACCTGGAGCATCCCAGAGAATGTTTGGACCTGCTGGCATATCTCCATTTACGCCTGATGTTTACCGTGGATCAGTATTGTCATCATCTCCTGCTGTATCATTCCCCTCTAGTCCTTTCCAGTTTCCGGTGTTCCCTTATGGGCACTCTTTTCCTCTTCCATCCGGCAGTTTTCCTATCGGTGGAACCTCATATGCAGATGCCTCATCTGGTACTAGGCTTTTTGCACCTCCTGTAAATTCTCAGTTATTGGGACCAGTTGGTGCAATTTCATCCCAATTTCAGAGACCGTTTATGGTTGGCCTTCCAGATAATAGCAGTAACAGTGGACTGGAAAACAGCCGAAAGTGGGGTAGACAAGGTCTAGACCTCAATGCTGGCCCTGGAGCTGTTGAAGGTGATGTCAGGGAAGACAATTTGCCTCATTCATCGAGTCAACACTCTGTTATCAATTCCCATGTGCAAGCAGAGGAGCAAGCTAGGCTCTATCCAGCTTCAGCTAATATTTTGAAGAGGGCAGAACCTGACGGAGGTTGGGATAAAGAGAACTTCAGATACAAGCAGTCATCATGGCAGTAG